The Perca flavescens isolate YP-PL-M2 chromosome 8, PFLA_1.0, whole genome shotgun sequence DNA window agGGAGTTTTATGACCGATTGGCAGGGGTTGCTGTGGACGTAGTACACGcggcaatacactggtaagagcaaattacatttaaccacgTATTcatctaatttaaatagctcatgtctGTGTGAAACTTGTGGTGACTTTATTAAATATTtgatgtggcgttttcttttgcagggcgTAAATGTTCCACAAAAACGAGTTCCtttctgagactattttgcagagccgccTTCGCTGCGTCCGGAAGTTAATGCCGCCAAagacgattgtaattggtttaaagaaatgcaaacaacccagagtgtatTTTTCTCCTAttccagaatgtatctgtggtgtagccagaccttactccacagcaatGTGGAAATAGGTGTGGCAATACGAGACTAACAAGTTTATAACAGCTCATGAACAATAGGAACATCGTGTCGAACACTACTGTTACAGGATCTAAGGCGGCTCCAATCAATCCACCTGTACACTGTGGAATTTATACCTTATGAATTTTCCCTACAGCTGTGTCTTTACCATTTCCTGCAGGTGCGAGGGTAAACCTCGTTGCGAGCCATAACTCCCAAGGGCAGGACGAAGGGCTGGGCTTCGGGAGGActggtggaggtggtggtggtggaggtggtggtggtgcttGGGCCAGGCTGGCAGCTGTCTGAACAGGTAACGTGGTCTTCCTCCACTCCTTCTGCTACGCTGGCACCACCAGTGGCCCCCTCTGCTGCACCTCTGGCTGCAGCAGAAGTGTCCATGGCCTGTTGTTGATCTTCTCGCTGCACTTCCTCGTGTACCCCCATTACCAGCCGGGACAGCTCCTCTATGTTGCGCTGCTGCTCCAAGTCTGGGAGGACCACAGGCCGTCTCAGGTCAACATCCAAAGTGGGTTGCCCTGCAGGAACATTGGGGTCTCCCTGCAGAAAGGAGTAAAATTAACATCTGCGCCACTAGTTGATTCATATTGTTGGTTAATGTTACATCCTGTAGGTCAAACATGTGAGAATGTTCCATTCAAATGTACAATTTGTCAACGAGTGCCTGTTGAAGGAATTTTGGCTGAATAGTTTTTTGTTAGAGAAGGGTACGATGACCTAGAGctcatttaaagctatagtgcgtagtttctgttgcccccatgaggaattctaagtaatgacaacaccactgttgcatccacatgacacaagccttctgtAATTGCACAccgccccccacccctccaccacgcagttgctagttgccaaggaggacacggaggattaaaaaaacatgatggactcttcagaagaggtgatcatcttcactcaagtttctgcgcgAAGGTCACCTGGACGAAACCATTTTCTAAACACAGCAGtcctgagaaatacagagagagttgtgtggagctgatagtcttaattacctttgtatcaactcatttggccatggcttgaatgtaacggatgttcattaatataaaaaaaagttacgcactaaagctttgagGGACATTAAATAATTCACAAGAAAGCAGTCTTCCTGTACGAAATCCACATGTATATTTCTGTTAGTTAGATAACTTTGCAACAAGCAGTTTCTTTTCGAGGCAAACACTGTCTGATAATGATTATCCACCAACTTACAGTGAGCTTGGTGGCTCTCGCATAAGTCCCAATGAAACTGAGCATGACAATCTCCAAGCCGTGGCTGCCGTAGGTGCCTTTGAAGAGGCCTGggggcagcaggtcagagggCATCGCAGGAGGCAGGTAGATCCTCCGGTATGTCAAGCAGTTACTGGCAAAAGACAGCAGACAACATTAGTCAGGGTTGATCGGACTTTTGCCActgtttaatgttttaatttcacTGTGAATCACATATAGCACATATAGCATTGGACTTATCACTTAATTTATGGAAATCCttaacatttttctttgttctttggtGAAACGGGATAGATTTGTcgacatttgtgtttttatatggaGAGGATTGATTATAATGTTTATCTACAGTGTAATCTGAGCCTCTTCCAAGGCCATCAGAACTACATGAATGGGTTATACATTGACCCAAGTAAAAATCTGAACTCTCTCTTTAAGACAACAAGCTATCCTTGTAGTTattgcttaaaggaacacactgacttattgggactttagcttattatccgtatcccccagagttagagaaatgtatacatactgggaactatattctcagaaggcgaagcacagCTAGTTGATTAgagcaacacctgaaaagcaccatTGTTACTCTCTACTCCTCACCGcagggcttcaggtgctgcgagcaaatcactccgcccaagtcgtgcttcgccttctgagaatatagttcccagtttatatatggttagaagatggctgtgtctcatatgaccttattatttgtacaccctgtgaccatacaaatcacaacatgtaaataggaaaacgTTGGCGTTATTtagtcacttattgggagcagtaggctagattaCTCGGTTACCTCAAGgatctatgctaagctaggcaagcggtgggtgcgtcagagagttacgacacgcaagcagatgagaagggtatgtatggattatctaactctgggggatatggtgaataagctaaagtcccaataagtcggcgtgttcctttaaccagTGAGAGCTACTGAAGGCGTTACACTCATTGACACTCTATCGAGAAAGTGTGAAGTAAGGAAGGGACTCATACTCATATTGACTGGTATAAATAAACTTCATAAGGATGAGCTCCTGCATGTGCTCATGAAAGATTTCTTCCAGTGTTCGGCCCCATTCTTCCTCCAACCATGTTCTGAACTcctgcgcacacacatacacacacacgcgtacacacacacacacacacacacacacacacgcgtacacacacacacacacacacacacacacacacacacacacacacacacaggactttgAATGTTGACATTATCAAAGTACATAAGCAAGATAATTGAATAGTTAGAAGGTTGTTCCCTGATTTGACCCACCTCCTGTCTGCCCCCTGGCATTCGGTGATAATCAGTCTGGTTACACTTTGTTGAAAATTCATCCTTCTTCACAGTCTAAAAATAACATGACATGACACATATTAATGGATGACATACTTGTATTCGCTTCTAACCTcaaattaaagtaaaataacTAATCTGTGTCAACAaagctgtttatttttttggtgcACAGCCAAGCCTTTGGGTTGTGTAAGCCCTCACCTGTATGTCTCCTTTGTGGGGACCCTTGTGTCCGTACATACACTCTACAGTGGCTTTATTGCTTTCCAACAAGTGGATACGGAAAAGCGGCCGTCGTCTCATGGGATCCTCCACACGGGGGTCGTGAGGGGGCAAATACATCCAGCCGATGATAAACAGCCCGTCCACctgaagaaataataataataataataataataataataataataataataataataataataatgtattagcCATTGGAATGATCCTAAAATTATGTTAGGTAAGGCAAGgtagctttatttatatagaacatttcagcaacaaggcaattcgaagctctttacataaaacattaaaaagcagttAAAACAATTTGGGGAATataaaaaatgctaaaatggAATAAGACATGTATGAAAACTCTTTATTACTTaaaaaaggcagcatcaaaaagaaaagtcttcagTCTTggtttaaaagaactgagagttgcggtggacctgcagttttctgggagtttgttccagatatgtagAGCATAAAAACCCACCGCTGCTTCTCCATGGTTAGTTCTGACTCTGAAGGACATAAAGCAGACCTGACGACCCAGAGAGGTCTGGATGGTTCATAATATAGCagaagatcagaaatgtattttggccctaaaccattcactgctttataaaccaacagatgtattttgaaatcaattctttgagtcacaggaagccagtgtaaagacctcagaactggagtgatgtgatccactttcttggtcttagtgaggactcgagcagcagcgttctgagtTAGCTGCAgatgtctgattgattttttagggagacctgtaaaaaCACTGTTACAGTCGAGTctactaaaaataaaagcagttagTTTTCTAAGTCCTGTTgcgacataagtcctttaacccttgatttATTCTTAAGGTGCTAGTAGGTTgaattttgtaattgtcttaatgtggctgttaaaattcaggtctgagtccatgactacaccaagatttctggcttttctcTCCTGTTTTTAACATTGCCAATTGAGCCTGAGCGCTAACTTTTAAACGCTCCTCTTTGGCACCaaaaaacagctattttgtcttctttcaatttaagaaagttctggcacatctaATTGTTGATTTGTTTGATGCACCTACTCAGTGTTTGCATTGGCTATAGTCCCTCTGGTGATATGGTTAAGTACATTTGTCGTCCACATAATGATGGTAGATGTCCTGCTAAGGCATTTACAGCTGCATATTGCCACATCATAAATGACTTGCAAAAGAGGTCGACAAACTGTACACTGTAGTCATTGTCAGTCATCCTTATCTTAATGCAAATCTTGTCTTGATTAAGAAAGCTACTTACCACAACATTGAGCAATCCACCATAAGGCCCTATGTCAGGCTGCCATAAGCCCAAGATATGTCTGTATGGGTGAAGCACTGCAACATAAGAGCACAACATCACACCATACTTAACAGTTTCTGTAATGCAACACCCATGCTTTACTACAAACACTGTGCATGGTTACAAACACAAGAGGAGGTGTAAAATGtaactttgtgtttaatgtctgTCAGGATGCGGTTAAACCCAGAAAGTTTAAACTGACCACGCTCCTGTCAGCCAGTCcaaacaacacacagcacaccAAATAATCTGGCCTCCTAGTTCACACTTAATATGAAAGCAAACAGCACTGAGGAGATTTTTTTAACACGTTAACTGTTCACATGGGATGCTGCAGCTGTTTGCTTCCAAATTAAATCAATAAGAGTCTCACTCACACAACCCTTCATGCTGCAATCAAACCACGCTGAGGCCCAtgtacatacagtgtgtgtacaCGTCTCTATAGTCCATGTGCTCGTAATCCGGGAGGAGCTTCATAAAGCGCCCAGACTTCACCCTTGGGTTGACACCTGGACAGGCACAACACAGGCATGTATAGAGCAGCCATGGACCAAAGCAGGCTCAGCCCAAAGCAGCCTTCTAGTGATCACAGTAATGTGTCTATTCAAAGAGCCAACACGTACCCCCACTCTGCCTGGCATGTTTTGTGTCAACTGGTATTTCAAAATAAACCCTATATCTCCGCTGATAAATAAATTAGGAACAGATGGGAGAGaccacaattaaaaaaatatatagttgtAACATTAACAGTCTGAGTTCAAGTGGAACGGAGAAACAACATTCATATCAGAAAAGCATTTGTTGGGACTGTTTTCTAAAATCACAGTCATTAGAGAGATCTATTTGGACACCACAAACATACAAGAATATACGTGGGTGCAAATGCTAAATGACCCAATGGAATAGAATTTAACAACAAATACTGGATCAATTCACGGGTGACATGTGAACTGTTTAATTAGGAGTCAAACTCACGTTTAACATAGAGGTCCCGGCTAGACACTCCTCCCACTTCCATCTTCCTCAGATCATCCTTCATGCCAAACTCTGCAGAGAGAACACATGTATGCATAATATGCACATAATGTGAATTGAGGCGTTACACATTGTGACAGAACTACAGTGAGATCAAAACTCTAAACAGTGGCAGAAGTCAATATTCATTTTGAATAATGGTGTAGAGCAGCGCAACAGGAAATTTGCAAAGCGGCGAGCAAGATGGACGGTCCAAGCTTGAACTCCAGTCAGCAGACACAGATGTCCGATTCAAAACGTTTCACAAGAGGTCTTACACACACAGCCGACCTGAGGGATAAGGGAACTAAGCAGCcaccatttatttttatttttatgttaagtCTGTTAAAGAGCCCTTTTTTGGACTTGTTGCTTTTCACCATTGGTTAAAATGCACTGAAGAGATATGCTTGACCGATTTTACAGATCTTAAGATCTTACAACTTGGTGGTCTTATAACACTATAATATTTtcagctctaaatcaaacatcTTACTGTTTTTGACTGTAATTGTTCATGCTTGTTAGTCGTCATAGTAGGATATATTCAATTGCTATTAATTGTCCCTATTCCACTGTAACTGCCCATGTTATTAGACAAGTGCTGTGTCTTTGACTCTTTTCTTCAGCTTGCGGTCTTCACTGTAACTGCTTTCAGTTCAATTATTTGACTTCAGTGATTTTAAACATACTTTATTGTTGTTCTGCACCGTACATGTAAGTGGCTTCCTAATTTACTGCCTGGTATACTGGCCTAACATTCCCAGGGCCACTACTATTATCTCACAGTCTGCAGTTCCGTCACTCCCTGATTCAGTACAATAGTGCCCCCAAATCCCTAATATTTCCTCCCAGCCAACTACTCATGTTTTGAAAACTCAAAACTCACGCTGcaactaaattttttttattatcaattaatcaacAGAGTATTCCTCCAATTAGTAGATTAATCCTTTAATCTATAACGACATGAAATCAAACAAGAAATGCCCATTACACAAGCCATAAATAGTAGCCTGTCTTTAAGTTGACTATTTTCtttggtatttaaaaaaaactattcaaaaTTCTATTCCTAATGTTATGAAACTGATAAAAGCAGTAAATTCTCAAACTGGAGGCGCTGGAGTGAGAAAATATTTAGTCTTTTTCTGTATGATAGACCTCAAGTAATGCTGGGCGATATGACAATATAAATGTCAATTGACCGTAAAAGAAGTTAAGATACCATTTATATCATGgtgtcaatatttttatttttaagagttttattgtgattgttgtgggcaaaaatccttgattatgcagcacattttcttaaaaaatgcgatggaatatgcaggatatttatgcaattttatgcgttgaaattgcgggaacttgcaaaaatttgggggaacttgcaaaaactgcggtttgatgaaaaagtaaaaaaaagcgATTcctccaacaccctgcttttcgataacgttcacgtcgcgtaattacgtcacttcataacattcccatggcaacaggggaaaatggctgctcttgtgtgaagtaaacgcaacatttttaaactttctgctaagatacacgtgacttttttgcaacgaaaaagcggggattatgaaatcatgcaagccccgcatattttgcgcggaaatcgtcAATtaatgcggcgaaagtgcggcgtatttgaaaaaatgaggccaccgcataaatatgcagactttggctgattatgcatcgaattatgcgatcacataatcgcgattttctggagggactggataTTGGATCTTTGGTTATTTTATCCATTTACAACTTTTAATTAGATTTACCAGAAAAGCTATTACATCAAAGTGTATACTATGATACacatttacatatatacatatatatatatatatatatatatatatatatatatatatatatatatatatgccataatatagtattttattttgtattgcattAAGTTAAGCACATTAGCCTATTTGTGTCTAATGTACATGTCATAAGAAACATTTGTTAAAATCTGCAGTAGGCTAATGCAGTCCCCTGACTTTATAACatagggtggtggtggtgtgatcAAAATAATGCTAATGTCCCCCAAAAGGTTAGTTCCGCCCTGCATTAACATCAGCTACACAGAATGGCTAACGTGGGCCTATAACAACACTAACATCATGTAtgttccaaggcacttttttgaccaactcggggagactgatccatccaactgccttttctgccgagggtcggccgtctggtcagtgtgtctgcagcttAAGAGGTCTACAGCAGTGACCAAAGACGGTAATGTATTCATGGTCAGGTTCCCGTACAGATCAATAGAAATGCTTTTATGGGGAACACATTTCCGAGGGATCCGAGCTGGGCACTGACACAAATAAGCCATGTGATATATTAAAATGACTAAACGCTTTATttagcaggctaacgttacacgttAACATTTAAATGATCCATATGTCCACGTTATAATCGCTATAGGCCTATTTACCTTCCATGCACCGCCTTCTCCAGATGGTTTCAGTGTTAAGTATTTGTCTAAATTTCTTGCAGACGAGGGCAACATTTGGTAGTGCTGTCCCGGGAAGCAAGGAGACTATTTCCACCAAAAGCTCCGGCGGTAGCTCCGCTAATGATTGCGGGTGTGGAGGTCCCGTGCTTGTGCGATCCGGAAAGCCTCCTCTGTTGACATGACCGCTGCCATATTCACAAGCGTCACCCGGCCCTGCAGTGGCGACGCCGCTCTCCGGGcctccgccgccgccgccgccgccgacGTCGCCTTGCTTCTGACCCACGAtccgctcctcttcctcctcatccatGTCGGAATCGCTAGCTTGATCCTGCTGGTTATGCCGCTGTCGCCTCCGGCACCTCCGCGACTGACCCACTCCGCAGAGCCTGGCACAGACAGCCATCCGTAGTCACCAAACAGCCAACATTACATCACTACAACACGTCTATCAGCTGCAGTCTGGCTGATCCCCTCCTGTCCTTGTGAGCATGGGCAGAAAGGCAGCAACGTTTCTTCTGACGTCACATCAGCGCACGCAAAGAGCGCAGCAACTTCCTTATCTTTGCGTTCTTAATAGCCTACATCCATGGTTCCAATACATTCGTGGCTTTTACTTTCTTCCTACCAAGGTGTTCGTCATGTACAGTGTTATTATTAGGCCTACATATAAATAAGTCTGAAAGTGTGTGCAGTCTCTTTAATTGGCAGCTTACCTGACCAATTTTGGCAAGCCTATTTAACGTAGGCCTATGAGCTCATTAAGTGGCTCCTAAAAGATCCAGAGATTAAGGATGTTGCACATTTCCTTGCCTTGTTGGGGAATATATCTATCATAAGGTCTACCAGCATGTACAACTGCTTACATCCACTAGAGGACGCAGTTGTCATCCTATTAGTTTAAGAAATAAGTCTGAACATGACACTTTACTTGGAACATGTCTCTCTTAATTCTTACCAAGAAGTGTTGAGAAGCAAGCCACAGGGTGGTGCAGTTGCCTAGCAACAGTGCTAAGCTGCAGCCATTGGTTGGCTGTGCTGGGTTTTGATCTCTGACATCAGATTCTAAAAAGGCCTTGATCCTTTCTGATGTGATGCGTGAATACAACTGTCTTTAGAATATAGACCCAGAGAAATTACATTCACTCCTATTTCTGTTCATAGAGCTGAAACAAGATAATTTTGAGACCAGATTATAATTCAATACAACACTGATCTAAAATCTGTAGGCTGCTAAACCTCTTTCGATACCACTGCAAGAAGAGTAAAAGAGTACTTGAAACACAAaacaggacttttttttaaaatctcacACAGTGCTGGAACAAAAAAAGTCACTGAACGAAAACCAGTACAGTTGATTTTACCAATGATCATGTCTGGACCAGAAATATCACAGACAGAGGACATGCCTGAGGTTACAGGAGATAGTGTTCACCCACTGATCGAatccttttttaaaaggataaCACCGGAACAGTGGGAATCGTTGAAATCCTGCACCCCTGATGATGCCACTAAAATTATGGTGGCTGACCTGCTTTTGGACATCATAACGTTGTTGTCAAAAGTCTGGTTTACGAATCTTAGGAGCAAAAATGCTGCGGAGCCTGAGGGGTGGGTGGTTTCTGAGGAGCGTGTTATGTCCAGTCTGGGCGACATACTCTTTCGGAGTTTTGCCGGGGCTCTGAATGCTGAGGACCGAGTCAAGTGTGTCAGCTCACAGCGCTTGACAGGTTTGGTTGGTAAAGAGGTCGCAGAAAGTGTCAAATCTGCTCTCTCCTCTACTACGTGCGCTACAGAGCCGGTGATAATTCAGCACATCACTCCCCCTCGCAGGCTTAATGCTATGGTTGGTCATGTCTGCAAAATGGTAAAAACGCTCACAGCCAAGATAAAAACTTTGTGCTCCTGTATGGAGACAACGAGTCATACCAGTCCTACACAGAAAAGGGAACAGACGCCCTTCCAGGGAGAAGTGACAGAAGATATGGAGCCGGAAGACACTGATGACCAGACAGAACATGAGGCCGAAGGCATGGACCCGGAAGACACTGATGACTGCATACAATCACCAGTTACAACTGTGGAACCAGAAATCCCGGAGAACATCTCATCAGAGGACAGTGTGATTGAGATTCGAACAGTGACGGCTGTCGAAGAAATAATCAGGAAGGAGGTGATGACGATAATTGATCCTCTTTTGGATCAAGTGCCGGACTTCAAGTATCAGCTGATACGATCTGAATGCTCTCGGGAGATTGAAGATGTTGCAGAAGACATCGCTTGGTCAATTACCCAAATTAAGAGTTTGGACGGGGCAGAAGCTGCAAGTCCAACATGTCAACAGAAGCTCAAGCTGTTAGTAAGAGCAATAGCGAGCAAGATCAAGTCCTTTTTAACAATGCGCTTGGCCAAAGCTTGGTATTATCGTTTATTGGAGGATCTCAAGGCCAAATTCCACAAAGAGTCAAACGGTGAAAGCGAGCACTCGAGACAGACAGCCATAGAGAGCTTTGACTCTCTGCTTCAAACTGAGGAGAATAACAAACCACAGGGTGAAAATGTGGTTAACGTGATTCAGAAGTTCAACAATATGACCCCCGGTAAAATCATAATATTCACACAGGAATTTACTGATCTCCTCTACGGGGACATCACACGTGGAATGGCGTCCGATTTGATCCCAGAACCAATGAGAGGGAAGTCATGCAGTAATGCGATTGTTCCTGATTCACATGCTGACATGTATGCTGAAATTCGAAACAAAGTGTGGAATTTCATGGGACTGATAGGGTGGTGGCTGAACACTCAGATCGGCAGCCACAGTAATAGGGTGGCTAACAAAATCTTGAAAGAAGAGTCACTGGCAGTACCACAGCTACCGAAGGTCACCATCAGCGAGAAGCCTGTGGCAACTGCTCCAGCTCCCAGCTCAGTATGTGAGGAGACACGTGCCGTACCTGCGCAGGATGCCCCAGCACAGGAACAACGTAGGAATGCAATCATCAAGATATTCACAGAGAAGCTGGTTTCGCGTATATACAGGAAAGCAAAAGTGAGCTGGTCTATTGGAAACCCAGAGGCCAACGTTTCCCATCTGTCTAATAGAACATGGGCCAAAGTCAAGGGTGTGGATTTTGATACTAcccaaaaaacatttaaaaaccttGACAAGGCCATTTTCCAGGACTTGTGTAAGAAGTGGGGCTGTGTAGACGAGGTGCTGATCTCCATACGTCTAGAAGATCCAGCCCTGGAAAAATGTATTGCCTCCTCTGTCAAAGATTACCTGACGACACCACCAAAAAAACGCAGCACCATCTGCGGGTTCTTCCTATCTGTGGGAAAAGCCATCTCCAACATCTGCAGACGTAGAGCTAAGGTTATGCCGGTGTAATGAGGTTTTTTCTACTAAGTTAGGGTTTTCTCCGGGCGCTCCGAGTGTTTCTCCCACATTCGAgacaatgaagaaaaaaaattgcagcAAAGGGCTCCAGTCCTGCCTCACATCCACGTTACCGTCTCCTCCACTGGGTGACCATTGGAGCAGGAGGTTACCTAGATGGGGGGCAGGACTTGAGCTCTCAGGGCCACCTCAGTGGTCAACAGTGGGAACTCACAGGTGATTGGTCCTGAGCCTTTCTGCGTTTGTGTCGTGTCTACTTTGACACTAAGTATGGGTTTAccccgggtgctccggtttcttcccataTTCAGTGCGTATAACTACTATCTACTAActgattaaatataaaataaaaataaatgaaataaaaattggCTTATCTCTGTCATCATTTACTGTGAGAGCTAATATGCAACTCAGAATGAAACTCTGCTGATTGTGGCCTGAGATCACTGCTGGTCAGATGTTCAAAATAATTATCAAATGACATATTCTACATAAGAAAGTTCAATAAAGCAGAAAGATTTGGAGCTTGTTAAGATTTGATAGTTAGGCATGGCTGAATTTTGTTTAAGTTAATGAAGGATACATTAAAGACAAAATGAATAACATGTGACATCTCTATagcacacaaaaagaaaaagccacTTTCTTTTTAAACAGCAATAGTTCAGATAGATAAGCTTTGGCAGCCAAACCACTTGAACTGCAAATTACGGGACTGAAAATTCAACTTCaacttaaaataaatgcatgaatgAAATGAGACCGCATCACTGCTGTATGCTTTATTGCGTCATGTATGCTTTTAAAACATCCTATTTGAAAAGATCTTACACTTTTTACATAGCCATGTAaagtattaatataataatttgcTTAAATTCTTTTTAGTAGAGGaatatgttattatgttataaGAGTAATAATGCCACATTGCTGATGCAATCAAGAGGCTTTTTTAAAGAGTGGCATACATCACAAGGATGGTGGTGGGAAATTATTACATGGAGTTATTGTTCCTAAACCAGACCTTAAGGTCATTATTTTTGATTCAGAGGATATTATTAGAGACTGTACATTTGTTTAAagcaacattaaaacatgacttGCAAGGATACAACAACTTTCTAAATCTGGCAAATGATGTAAGCATTCAGAGAACAATCGTGTGTCACTCTCCAGACTGCGTTTTCTGACAGCATGGTGCAGCCTGGATCCTGGATGGATTTGTCTGGCTGCCCTTCTCCCCATTTGGTAAAGGTCAGAGGTCGGTTTTTCATATCGGCCTCAAAATTCCCCTCAGCTTTATTAGTGTTGACGTTGATCCAGGCCGTTTTGTTATCATCCCCAAACACTTGAGTGAGTATGTTGTTCTCCTCCTCGTTCTGGGGCAAAGCCAGCTCTAAGCCTCGTTGGGAGCAGAACTCGATGGCCGTAGAGAAAGAGCCTCTCTTCTTGTAGGACACAAAGTATTTCTGACCAACTCTTCGGACAAAGTCATAGTTCATGGCTGAAATGTAAAGAGAACAACATGCAACAAATCAGAAATTAATAAAGTGAAAACAATTGTTCAACAACTTCCAAACTGTATTGTCATCTTGGTCCTCCGGGCCTCGAACTCTGTTAAGAAGCCTTTAGTAAAAGCATGTTGGAACATTTGCAGTTTTTACACAAAAATAATGTTGCAGTCTAGACGTAAAGACATCAAgattaattaaaccatgtattcaaattATTTCTCATTGCTCCTTTTTCAGACACCATCCTGCACAAAGAGAGGATCAATTTACATCAAACATACTGATGCAATAGTAAAAGCAGAACATCGGTATGGTAAAAACAAGTTTGACAAGAAATCTAACATTTTGTGTACTCTTGAACAGTTAAAATTAATCTCCAAATTCACATGCAATCACTCCCTGTAACACTCCCTTGTGATGCGTGAACAGGATACTTACCCAGCTCTAACTTAGCGAGGCTGTTCTTTAAGGTTTCAAGTTCCTGTCCAGGGACACCTGGATCAAACAGATCAAGTTCAGTTACCAAACTGGCTGTATATTGGACCTGAGTCCACATTTTGGCA harbors:
- the LOC114560221 gene encoding pulmonary surfactant-associated protein D encodes the protein MRMFLLFCVLCLMSSTGYSQLPGPPGPKGDIGFPGPRGIAGPPGAPGRSGQRGQRGPPGQPGSAVFCGRGVPGQELETLKNSLAKLELAMNYDFVRRVGQKYFVSYKKRGSFSTAIEFCSQRGLELALPQNEEENNILTQVFGDDNKTAWINVNTNKAEGNFEADMKNRPLTFTKWGEGQPDKSIQDPGCTMLSENAVWRVTHDCSLNAYIICQI
- the fbxo31 gene encoding F-box only protein 31 isoform X2; the protein is MAVCARLCGVGQSRRCRRRQRHNQQDQASDSDMDEEEEERIVGQKQGDVGGGGGGGGPESGVATAGPGDACEYGSGHVNRGGFPDRTSTGPPHPQSLAELPPELLVEIVSLLPGTALPNVALVCKKFRQILNTETIWRRRCMEEFGMKDDLRKMEVGGVSSRDLYVKLLHPYRHILGLWQPDIGPYGGLLNVVVDGLFIIGWMYLPPHDPRVEDPMRRRPLFRIHLLESNKATVECMYGHKGPHKGDIQTVKKDEFSTKCNQTDYHRMPGGRQEEFRTWLEEEWGRTLEEIFHEHMQELILMKFIYTSQYDNCLTYRRIYLPPAMPSDLLPPGLFKGTYGSHGLEIVMLSFIGTYARATKLTGDPNVPAGQPTLDVDLRRPVVLPDLEQQRNIEELSRLVMGVHEEVQREDQQQAMDTSAAARGAAEGATGGASVAEGVEEDHVTCSDSCQPGPSTTTTSTTTTSTSPPEAQPFVLPLGVMARNEVYPRTCRKCFYGTGLIAGHGFTSPERTPGLFVLFDEDRFGFIWLELKSFSLYSRLMDHLAHSHAPNMERFEAMLMNMQSWTS
- the fbxo31 gene encoding F-box only protein 31 isoform X1, producing the protein MAVCARLCGVGQSRRCRRRQRHNQQDQASDSDMDEEEEERIVGQKQGDVGGGGGGGGPESGVATAGPGDACEYGSGHVNRGGFPDRTSTGPPHPQSLAELPPELLVEIVSLLPGTALPNVALVCKKFRQILNTETIWRRRCMEEFGMKDDLRKMEVGGVSSRDLYVKRVNPRVKSGRFMKLLPDYEHMDYRDVYTHLLHPYRHILGLWQPDIGPYGGLLNVVVDGLFIIGWMYLPPHDPRVEDPMRRRPLFRIHLLESNKATVECMYGHKGPHKGDIQTVKKDEFSTKCNQTDYHRMPGGRQEEFRTWLEEEWGRTLEEIFHEHMQELILMKFIYTSQYDNCLTYRRIYLPPAMPSDLLPPGLFKGTYGSHGLEIVMLSFIGTYARATKLTGDPNVPAGQPTLDVDLRRPVVLPDLEQQRNIEELSRLVMGVHEEVQREDQQQAMDTSAAARGAAEGATGGASVAEGVEEDHVTCSDSCQPGPSTTTTSTTTTSTSPPEAQPFVLPLGVMARNEVYPRTCRKCFYGTGLIAGHGFTSPERTPGLFVLFDEDRFGFIWLELKSFSLYSRLMDHLAHSHAPNMERFEAMLMNMQSWTS